The Macaca mulatta isolate MMU2019108-1 chromosome 19, T2T-MMU8v2.0, whole genome shotgun sequence sequence TGAAGTAAATCACAGAATGCAGGCAGTATTAACGATTATGGAAGAAAGGGATAGGGAGACCTGGGGTGGATTTGCTGTTTTATATAGAGGGGTCAGAGAAGGCCTCATGGAGAAGAGGCATTTAAGCAGAGAACTGAGGGACACAATCTTGACTGTAAGATGGGAGCTGGCAGGTGTGTTCGGGGAGCAGCAAGGAAGCAGGTGGGGCTGGAGGAGAGTGGATGTGCAGGAAAGGGGGAGAATGTAAGCCCTGAGGGATAGCTGGGGCCTGATCTTTAGGGCCCTGGAGATCATTGTATGGCCTTTGTCTTTAAATGCGACGAATTCGGAGGCCATCGGAGTGTTTGGAGCAGAGGATGGACGGGATCTGTTGTAAGTAGAAACAGGATCCCCGTGGCTCGTCTACCCAACTCCTGCTTAGCATCACATTGGGACGACTGTTTCAGGATCTtgctgctgctgtaacaaatcacacAAACCTGGGggcttaaaaacaacacaaatttattatttcacagcctctagaactataggaaataaatttcctttctttatagaTGACCCAGTTACAGCAACAGaagatggactaatacactgtgtGACTTGGAGAAAGTAACTATTTGGgccttgattttgttttctataaattGGGGATAATCCTGCCTCAGAAAGGAGTCAGGCGGTTTAGTGACTCACTGCACCTAAAGCATTGAACCATTGCCGGCATGCAGAATGCTCTTGGCCAAAGAAGGGCTTTTGCAGTCATGCCTGGAGGGTTGGGCTGGGCAGTGTGAGCCAGAGTGGAATTGCCCCCTTGTGGAGCTCTTGCTTTGTGCTAAGTACTGTGCAGTCACCTCCCAGCAGTATTTCAGTTGCTTCCTGTAGCAGCCCTGATGAGATGGGACTCATTGGTCCCATTTCACTAGGGGAGCAGGAATTGGGGCCACAAGAGACATGCAGCTTACTTGCCAGTAGTCACTCATAAGTGAAGGTAGTAGGGCCAAACCTCAAAGCCAAACAACTAAAGAGAGGTGGTTTTCATTCTTCCTTAAAATGtgctgtgtgtgcacgtgcgcaTATGTGCCTGTGCCCACATTGATGGAGATTTGGAAGAGAGACAGCAGTCATGGTTTCACCTAGAGATGGGGTGTGTGGGGGCAGGCTTTCACGTTTTATCGTCGGTACTTCTcaagtatttgaatttttatcCTAAACACCCATTAActggctaggtacagtggctcatgcctgtaatcccaacacttgaggaggcaggggcaggaggatcgcttgaggccaagagttctagaccagcctgggcaacatggcaagactcctactctaccaaacaaacaaacaaacaaacaaaaaattagctgggtctggtggcacatgcctatagttctggctacttggaggctgaggcaggaggattgcttgagcccaggaggtcgaggctataatcgtggcactgcactccagactgggcaacactgtgagacactctctctgtctctctctctctctacatatacataatatatataataagttatatataaaatttacaaattacCAGATTTATAAATTACCATAATTTATAAATGATAGAAAGAAACCGATTCCTTATAGTGAAAACTAGCAAATAAAAGGAGAGTCAAGCATTTACCCTACCTGTCCTATATGAACTCTTCCACTGACTagccaaataatagaaaaatttttcttttaggcagggtctcactgtcacccaggctggagtgcagtgatgcgatcacagctcactgtagccttgacttccttgGGCTCCTGTGatactctcacctcagcctcctgagtagctgggactacaggtgcatatgtaaattataatatataaatatatataattatatataaagtaaaattatatagaatacatatctatattatatatacatatgatgtataaatatacactatatacacgcacacatacacataaataataataaacacctATTAACtaggaaagttttaaaatgaaagatgGCATCACTAAAAGTTGGACAACCAGATAAGAGCCTTAGGTAGTCATGGGGCCTAAAGTGGACCTGGTACCACCTGTGAGTGGGTCTTTCCCCCAGAGGCTGTACTGACTCAGTCAGGCCTCTGCTCCCCTGACCAGCTCACAGGAAATGCGCAGCCAGAGGAGCAGCCAGGTGATACTGCATAGAAGCAGCTCGCCACATTCAGAACGTGGGATCTCAAATCAGGAGCATGGAGGATGAAGAAGGCACAGGGGTACAGCTGTAGATTTTACAACCTCAGAGCCACATCAGTTACATGCAGGGTATGGGCTCCCCTGGATTCTGATTGAGACAAGCTAGCTATAAAGACACACcactaggctgggcacggtgtcttatgcctgtaatcccagcactttgggaggctgagacaggcagatcacgaggtcaggagtttgagactagccttgctcacatggtgaaatcctgtctctacttaaaaatgcaaaattaaaattagctgggcgtggtggtgtgcacctgtaatcccagctactcaggaggctgaggcaggagaatcgcttgaacccgagaggcagaggttgctgtgagccgagatcgtgccattgcactccagcctgggcaatggagtgagactttgtctcaaaaaaaaaagaagggacacCACTGAGACGTCAGCCTAATCTGTATACAGATTTCGAATGTGGTCTAGGTGTTCTAACTAAGTAAGGAGTTACTGCTCATACTGAAGTATTCACAGGTGAAATCAGATGACCCCTGGTGATGGGTTCATGGTTGTTAATTATATACATCTCTCTACTTGtatgtatgtttgaaaatttacaaaataaaatcttgaatgaacactaaaaaaaaagcaaaagtgtgaaataaataagatttttaggaccagacagacctgggttccgTCTCACCTGTGTTAACCTTGGTTGACATTCTGTCCTCTGGTCAAGACTCCTTTTCTTTGCCTACAAAATACAGGGGTTTCCAGTCTCTTACGTCTCAAGATTCTTGTGAGGCTGAGGATGGGATGGTTTTTGCCAAAGGCCTGGCAGATTGAGGGCTGGGGGTGCCCTGAGTGAGCTGTTGGGCTCCTCCCTGACCCCAGCCTCTGAGTGACCAATAGTGTATTGTGTTTCAGGAATTTGTGACCCTCAAGGACGTCGGCATGGACTTCACCTTGGAAGATTGGGAGCAGCTCGGGCTGGAGCAGGGGGATGTGTTCTGGGACACAGCGTTGGACAACTGCCAGGACCTCCTTCTGCTGGGTGAGTGTTCCCTATCCCCAGGGGCCTACTCACTGTCCTGCTTGGTGATCACCTGTGCTCTCCCCCAGCCACAGGGTGAAATCCTGGGCTCCTCTGAATCCACATGACCTAGCCCAGCAGTTCTCAGCTGGCCAAGGAGACATTGGCAATgtgtggagacatttttgattgttacTTCTTGGGCCAGCAGCGTGCTGCTAACATCTAGCCGGTGGAACCCGGGGAGGCTGCCACACATCCTGCTGTGCACAGGAGAGCCCCACAACCAAGGACTGGCCTATGCCAGTGTCAGTAGTGCTAAGCCTGGGAAACCCTGCTCTGGCCCCATCTGCCTCCCCAGCCTCGTCTTCACCACTTTCCTGCTTGTAGTCAGTCATTCTTCAAGCTGAGACTTCAGGGTCTTCCTGTTGCCCTCCCCTCTGCCTAAGTGGCTCTCAGGGCTTACCTTCTTCAATCTGACCTGGGACCCTGTGAGAACTCCGTATCTCCTCTCCTGCTCATCTTGGCCATCGCTCCATCACGTTCTAACTACCATTTTATCATCAGAGCGGGAGCCATGTGAGGACAGGGGCGTGTCCCCAGTGTTTGGAACAAACAGTTCCTGCTCCAGGGCCCAGCGGACAGCTCTAAATTAATGGAACGATTGAGTAGCAGCTCTTCGGACTTGCTCGTTCAATCCTCCAGTCACCCCACGAGGAAGCTGGGTTGTCCCTCTTGTGCTGAATGGTCTGAAACTGAGGTTGAAAGAGAGGCAGTCACCTTCCCAGCTGTGCCAGTGTCCCCAGGACACCCACAGCTCCAGTGATTGACTAGGATTCCCAGGACTCAGCCTGTGGTCAGACTCATGGCTAAGACTGACTACAGTGAAAAGAGTCAGAGCAGTCAGCAAAGGGAGGAGGTACATGGGGCAAAGTCCAAGGGAGCCAGGCACAAACTTCCAGAATTCTCTCTCAGGGGAGTCACATGGGACATGCTTAATTCCCCAGCAATATTGTAGAATGTGATATCCTGTGTGAATGCTGCCCACCAGGGAAGCTCATCAGAGACTCAGGGCCAGGGTTTTTACTGGGGTCTGGTCACGTGGTCCCCTTTGCCTGGCACATACCAAAACTGCAGACTCCCAGGAGGAaagcaggtgtaagccacagtgTTTGCAGAGTTTAGGTCCAGGGAGCGTGTCTCTCCCGTTCTGGAGACATGGGGTACCTGCCTGAAATCCAGCCTTGCCAGCAGACCTTTCCCAGGAGAGCAGCCAGCCTGCTGTGTCGCCCTCTTCTGCACACCAGTGTCACACAGTGAGAGAGCAGCAGGGCCCAGACTCCAGCTAAGGTCTGTGCAGCCCCAAGGCCACATCACCCCAGCTCCCCATCAGTGTCACCTCATTAGCTCATTTTGCCTCTCTGTTGCCtcagttctttctttttgaagaacCAGGAAAATAATTTACTTCAAAAGATGAAAGCAGTAAAAGATAACACACTGTGGAAACTGTCATTTGATAGAATCTCATCACATTGGGGCAGACTTTCTCCAGACTGACCAGTGTGTGCTAAGAAGCATgtaatgaggccgggcgcggtggctcaagcctgtaatcccagcactttgggaggccgaggcgggcggatcacaaggtcaggagatcgagaccacagtgaaaccccgtctctactaaaaatacaaaaaattagccgggcgcggtggcgggcgcctgtagtcccagctactcaggaggctgaggcaggagaatggcgggaacccgggaggcggagcttgcattgagccgagatcgcgccactgcactccagcctaggcaacagcgtgagactccgtctcaaaaaaaaaaaaaaaaaaaaaaaagaagcatgtaATGAGAGGTCCTACCTCAGTGTCGTTTGGAATTTTTAAACTACAGCCCACAGTAAGAAGTGTGTTTACCTCGACTGCCCCTTCGCCCATTTGCGTGTATGTATGAGTAGTGTATCCGTGTCCTATTGCTGCTGTTACACATAGCACAAACGCAGTGGCTTCCACCAGCACGCTTGTATTATGTTACagtcctggaggccaggagttccaaatGCATGTGGCTGGGCTGGAGGcgaggtgttggcagggccatgttccttctggaggctccagcaCATGCAGTCCTCTCCTGGCCCGTTGCCAGCTTCTGGAGGTCACCTGTATTGCTTGACTCATGGCCTCTcagtcttcaaagccagcagtggcGTTTTCTCCGCTGTAGCCTGTATCCCTCCTGGATGGTGACTCTGGTCCCTTACTTGGGGAAGCTTGTGGAGGGTAGGGCTCAGGACTGCTTGGACCCTGGGACCCTGACATCTTCTGTCCTTGGCCCATGGAGGCCTCAGGCGTTGTGTGGCCCATGGCTCAGTGAGTGAATCATGAATGGCTAAGGAAGTGCGTGCCTCTCCACCTGGCAGATTCTGCCCATTAAAGAGCTGTCACAAGTCCTTTGTGTCCCCAGCCCCAGCTGTCACAGCTTTGATCACCCTGGATTGTGATTGTTTGGCTCCCTCTCTATCACTGGACTGGGAACCCTACAGGACAGGCATCCCCAGAGGCGCCCAGGCAGCACCTGGCCCACAGGAACCATGTGCAGGATAAAGCATAGAAAAGTCAGGAGAGCCAGGAGTTTCTCACTGAGTGTCTGGATGACCCTCCATGTCCTGGTTAGATGACAATGCTGTTCTCTCCCTGCAGACCCCCCAAGACCCAACCTGACCTCCCACCCAGATGGCGGTGAAGATCTGGAGCCTCTGCCAGGAGGAAGCCCAGAAGCAACGGGCCCTGGTGAGTGGATGGAGAGGGGCCTCCTGTGTACCTTCTGTCCTCCAGACCTCCATCCTGGGGCTGCCGCCAGCTCTCCCACAGGTCTACCCAGACATTACAACGCTCAGCTTCAGGACTTCACTCGCCACTCGCTGGCTTCCACCCCCTCATCCTGGGAGCTGGGGGCGATCCGGACATTTTTATAGTCCCTCACTCTGGTGTCTCTCCACCTTGCCCTTCAGCACAGGGCTATCCTGGTGCCTCTCCGCAGCTCCTCTTCCTTCCAGACTCAACAAGGAGACGCCCTCCACTCTCTGAGTTGGTCTCTACTTTCCTGCCTTGTGCTCCCTGGGTGTGTTGACCCTCATTCTACTTCTTTTACCTCCTTTCCTTCAGGTCCATTTTTCCTTCCTATCCCTGGGGCACAGCAAATGGCCACATTAGGGAGTAACTTAAGCCTAGGCCTGAATGCTGCCGAGAGCATCTGCCCTGCCATCTCCCAAGCCAGGGTTCCTCCAGGTGGATCAGGTTAGGTGGTGAGGATTCCTGGGGTGTTACCCATGGTAGAGACATCCCCAGTAGGAGAAAGCAGAGGCAGCTGCCTCGCCTGGCATGGGAGGCTTCTCTCCTTGTTTATTTATCTGCATGAGAAGCAGGGCCCCGAGCCAGAGACCACAGGAGTCTCAGGCTGTACCCAACCCAGTCAGTCTGTAGCTCCCTTCTTGGCTCACCACACTCAAGCTCGTGTACATGAGGCCTCTGCAGCCTCCTGTTCAGCACATCAGTGTCCCTCGTAGGTGACTAACCCATGCACAGGCTCTCAcaacctctgctttctgtttctgtcaCCTCAGCATAGTGGCTGTTTCCAAGCATGGGTAGCCGTGCCTTTACTAACAAATGTACCTCCATATCCTCTAGTAGTGACACTCGAGTTGCAGTTACCACGTAAGCGTCTTTCCCCTTTAACGGTGTGCCTCTCTTGGAAGCAGGGCTTAGCTGATTCAccctgtattcccagctcctGACATCATGCTTGGCACATAAGGGGTGCCTATTACATGTCTGTCGGTGCATTTGAGGCAGGGGGAACAACATGAGCACCGGTGTGGTGAGGAGAGTGAGCTGGATATCTGGGAGAGATGAGCAGAGGCAGAGGTGACAATTCAGAACAAGGTGTGATTTCAGAAGGCTTTCATTTGCAAGTTTTAATTCCAGGTGGAGAGACTTAAGCAGTCTCATAGATACTCAGATGGTGAGCCAAGAACTGCAGAAGGGACAGGCTGGAAAAGGTATGATgatggaggagaggagagatggggagaCTGGAGAGCATACAGCAGAGCAGTGACATTCATGTTTTGTGAAGGATCCCAGAGAGCATACAGCTTGGTAGTTAAGAAtatgggggccaggcatggtggctcatacctgtaatcccagcactttgggagggcaaggcaggcagatcacttgaggtcaggagttcgagaccagactgaccaacatgctgaaactccgtctctactaaaaatacaaaaattagctgggcgtggtagtaggcacctgcagtcccagctactcaggaggctgaggcaggagaatcacttgaacccgggaggcagaggttgcattgagctgagatcgtgcagcactttagcctgggcaacagagcaagactcaatctccaaaaaaaaaaaaaaaaaagatatatatatgggGTCAGAGGGGTTCAAATCCTCATTCTGCTGCTCACTTAGCTTTAAGAAGCAGAAACGTGCCTACCTTATGGGAGGTTGTCGAGTGTAAGAGAGTGCCTGAGGCACTCCTGCCTGTGAGTAAGCATGCCATGAATGGGATTTACTGTCTGTGAATCTGTCCCGTGGCTGCCGCTGTGGCAGTGGATGGATGACCAGTGGAAGGTCCCCGTTAAAGAGCTTACCTTCTGGTAAGGGTCAGGGGTCAGACCCTTTCATAACTTGTCAAGGTGGAGGATGGTAAGTGCTCAGCTGTTTTTCAGAGAATATAGGGCAGGGGACTTAAAGCAGAATGGGGATGGGGTTGTCAGGGAAGCCTTTCAGAGGACGGTGATACTCAAGCTGGGTATTAAAAGACTTAGAGGAGTTAGCCCAGGAAGTGCCATCCAGCATGAGGGACCATTAAAAGCACAGAGGAGAAAGTCTGGTAGATTTAGGGAACCGCAAGAGTTCTATGAGGTCAGCACAAAGAGCGCTGGGCTGATACACTCATTTCTCTTCTCTAGGCAAGAAGCCCTGGAAGGGTTTAATCAGAGGAGTGATATAGTcagatccattttttttttttttttttttttttaagacggagtctcgctgtgtctcccaggctggagtgcagtggcgtgatctcggctcactgcaagctccgccttccgggttcacgccattctcccgcctcagcctcccaagtagctgggactacaggcgcccgccaccacgcccggctagttttttgtatttttagtagagacggggtttcaccatgttagccaggatagtctcgatctcctgacctcgtgatccacccgcctcggcctcccaaagtgctgggattacaggcttgagccaccacgcccggcccagatcCATTTATTAAAAAACCCTTTAGGGCTAGTGTGGAAgactggagagagagacagacagacagagacaggagaCCAATGAGCAGCCTGGTGTCAGATGGAGTCAGTGataaagagaggagaggaagggagttGAGACATTTCGATAGAGACCAAATGAAAATAGTGCCAAGTTGAGGGAGAGGTAGGGAGGAGGTTGACTCCTAGGATTCTAGCATGGAGAACTGGATGGATGGTGGAGTGAGGGGAGTGGGGTGTTGTCTGGTATAGAGGATGCAGGATATGGGGAGGAAGATTTTGGTGACAGTGCAGGATAGAGTGGAGAGTAGAAGCAGGTGAGTCCAGGCGACTTTTTAGGGAACTTGGTCAGTCACCTAGGTGTGAAGGTAATGGTCGGATCTCCCTCCTTGTTGAACCCCTATGGTTTCCCAGCTCCCCTGTTGACCCTCCTGGGAATGGGctctctctgttttctgtgaTGCTAGTTCCACATGGGTCACCCCTTTGGGTCCCTTAATGGATAGGCTGGACTCAAGATCCATCACCCCTACTTGCTCTTGTCTGTGTTCTCACCCTTGGTGAACAGGAGACATTTGCACTTACTCTTTCAGATGCGACTGAGACCAAGAACTCTCCTCTGATGGAGGATTTCTTGGAAGAAGGATTCTCCCAGGAGATTATAGAGATGTTATCCAAGGATGGCTTCTGGAACTCCAATTTCGGAGAAGCCTGTGTAGAGGACACCTGGTTAGATGGTTTGCTAGGCGATCCAGAAAGTCTTCTGAGGTCTGATGTTGCCACCAATGGGGAAGGTCCCACGGAATGCAAGAGTTATGAATTAAAGAGAGGCCTCAGTCCTGTGTCCACCCTTTCCACGGGAGAAGATTCCATGATACATAATGTTTCTGAAAAGACCCTCACACCAGCTGAGTCTAAGGAATATAGGGGTGCGTTTGACTCCTACTCGGACCACAGCCAGCAGGATTCTGTTCAGGAAGGGGAGAAACCATATAAATGTAGTGAATGTGGGAAAAGCTTCAGTGGGAGTTACCATCTTACCCAGCACTGGATTACTCATACTGGGGAGAAACCCACTGTCCATCAAGAGTGTGAGCAAGGTTTTGACCAGAATGCTTCCTTTTCTGTGTATCCGAAAACTCACACGGGCTACAAATTCTATGTATGTAATGAATATGGGACAACTTTTAGTCAGAGTACAAACCTGTGGCATCAGAaaactcacactggagaaaaaccaTGTAAGAGTCAATACAGTGACCACCCACCCAGTCATGACACACAGCCTGGTGAGCATCAGAAAACTCACACAGATAGTAAGTCCTACAACTGTAACGAATGCGGCAAGGCTTTCACCCGGATCTTTCATCTTATTCGGCACCAGAAGACCCACACTCGGAAACGCTATGAATGTTCCAAGTGCCAGGCGACCTTCAGCTTGAGAAAACACCTCATCCAACATCAGAAAACTCACACTGCAAAAACTACCTCTGAGTGTCGGGAGTGCGGGAAGACTTTTCGGCAGAGTTCGCTGCTCATTGAACACCAGGCtcttcatactggagagaagccttataAGTGTAACGAATGTGGGAAATCCTTCAGCCATAACTCTACCCTAAAGATCCATCAGAGGGTTCACAGTGGAGAGAAGCCTTACAAATGCAGTGAGTGTGGGAAGGCCTTCCGCCGGCACACTCACCTTAATGAACATCGGCGAATTCATACAGGCTACAGACCCCACAAATGTCAGGCATGCATCAAGAGTTTCAGCCGGCCCTCACATCTGATGCGACATCAGGCCATTcacactgcagaaaagccctaTCGCTGTGCTGAATGCAAGGAGACTTTCAGCGATAACAGTCACCTTGTGCAACACCAGAAAATGCACACTGTCAAAACCCCGTATGAATGCCAGGAGTGCGGAGAACGCTTCATCTGCAGCTCAACGCTGAAGTGCCACCAGAGTGTTcacacaagagaaaaacaaggatTTGTTGTGAGTGGGAAGATCTTGGATCAGAACCCA is a genomic window containing:
- the ZNF473 gene encoding zinc finger protein 473 isoform X2, with the translated sequence MDFTLEDWEQLGLEQGDVFWDTALDNCQDLLLLDPPRPNLTSHPDGGEDLEPLPGGSPEATGPDATETKNSPLMEDFLEEGFSQEIIEMLSKDGFWNSNFGEACVEDTWLDGLLGDPESLLRSDVATNGEGPTECKSYELKRGLSPVSTLSTGEDSMIHNVSEKTLTPAESKEYRGAFDSYSDHSQQDSVQEGEKPYKCSECGKSFSGSYHLTQHWITHTGEKPTVHQECEQGFDQNASFSVYPKTHTGYKFYVCNEYGTTFSQSTNLWHQKTHTGEKPCKSQYSDHPPSHDTQPGEHQKTHTDSKSYNCNECGKAFTRIFHLIRHQKTHTRKRYECSKCQATFSLRKHLIQHQKTHTAKTTSECRECGKTFRQSSLLIEHQALHTGEKPYKCNECGKSFSHNSTLKIHQRVHSGEKPYKCSECGKAFRRHTHLNEHRRIHTGYRPHKCQACIKSFSRPSHLMRHQAIHTAEKPYRCAECKETFSDNSHLVQHQKMHTVKTPYECQECGERFICSSTLKCHQSVHTREKQGFVVSGKILDQNPQQKEKCFKCNQCEKTFSCGKYLTQHERIHTSGVKPFECDQCGRAFGQSTQLIHHQRIHSRVRLYKWGEQGKAISSASLLKLQSSHTKEHPFKCNECGKTFSQSAHLSKHQLIHAGGNPFKCNKCDRVFTQRNYLVQHERTHARKKPLVCNECGKTFRQSSCLSKHQRIHSGEKPYVCDYCGKAFGLSAELVRHQRIHTGEKPYVCQECGKAFTQSSCLSIHRRVHTGEKPYICGECGKAFAQKANLTQHQRIHTGEKPYSCNVCGKAFGLSAHLNQHLRVHTQETLYQCQRCQKAFRCHSSLTRHQRVHNKQQYYL
- the ZNF473 gene encoding zinc finger protein 473 isoform X1, with product MTEEFVTLKDVGMDFTLEDWEQLGLEQGDVFWDTALDNCQDLLLLDPPRPNLTSHPDGGEDLEPLPGGSPEATGPDATETKNSPLMEDFLEEGFSQEIIEMLSKDGFWNSNFGEACVEDTWLDGLLGDPESLLRSDVATNGEGPTECKSYELKRGLSPVSTLSTGEDSMIHNVSEKTLTPAESKEYRGAFDSYSDHSQQDSVQEGEKPYKCSECGKSFSGSYHLTQHWITHTGEKPTVHQECEQGFDQNASFSVYPKTHTGYKFYVCNEYGTTFSQSTNLWHQKTHTGEKPCKSQYSDHPPSHDTQPGEHQKTHTDSKSYNCNECGKAFTRIFHLIRHQKTHTRKRYECSKCQATFSLRKHLIQHQKTHTAKTTSECRECGKTFRQSSLLIEHQALHTGEKPYKCNECGKSFSHNSTLKIHQRVHSGEKPYKCSECGKAFRRHTHLNEHRRIHTGYRPHKCQACIKSFSRPSHLMRHQAIHTAEKPYRCAECKETFSDNSHLVQHQKMHTVKTPYECQECGERFICSSTLKCHQSVHTREKQGFVVSGKILDQNPQQKEKCFKCNQCEKTFSCGKYLTQHERIHTSGVKPFECDQCGRAFGQSTQLIHHQRIHSRVRLYKWGEQGKAISSASLLKLQSSHTKEHPFKCNECGKTFSQSAHLSKHQLIHAGGNPFKCNKCDRVFTQRNYLVQHERTHARKKPLVCNECGKTFRQSSCLSKHQRIHSGEKPYVCDYCGKAFGLSAELVRHQRIHTGEKPYVCQECGKAFTQSSCLSIHRRVHTGEKPYICGECGKAFAQKANLTQHQRIHTGEKPYSCNVCGKAFGLSAHLNQHLRVHTQETLYQCQRCQKAFRCHSSLTRHQRVHNKQQYYL
- the ZNF473 gene encoding zinc finger protein 473 (The RefSeq protein has 1 substitution compared to this genomic sequence) codes for the protein MTEEFVTLKDVGMDFTLEDWEQLGLEQGDVFWDTALDNCQDLLLLDPPRPNLTSHPDGGEDLEPLPGGSPEATGPDATETKNSPLMEDFLEEGFSQEIIEMLSKDGFWNSNFGEACVEDTWLDGLLGDPESLLRSDVATNGEGPTECKSYELKRGLSPVSTLSTGEDSMIHNVSEKTLTPAESKEYRGAFDSYSDHSQQDSVQEGEKPYKCSECGKSFSGSYHLTQHWITHTGEKPTVHQECEQGFDQNASFSVYPKTHTGYKFYVCNEYGTTFSQSTNLWHQKTHTGEKPCKSQYSDHPPSHDTQPGEHQKTHTDSKSYNCNECGKAFTRIFHLIRHQKTHTRKRYECSKCQATFSLRKHLIQHQKTHTAKTTSECRECGKTFRQSSLLIEHQALHTGEKPYKCNECGKSFSHNSTLKIHQRVHSGEKPYKCSECGKAFRRHTHLNEHRRIHTGYRPHKCQACIKSFSRPSHLMRHQAIHTAEKPYRCAECKETFSDNSHLVQHQKMHTVKTPYECQECGERFICSSTLKCHQSVHTREKQGFVVSGKILDQNPQQKEKCFKCNQCEKTFSCGKYLTQHERIHTSGVKPFECDQCGRAFGQSTQLIHHQRIHSRVRLYKWGEQGKAISSASLLKLQSSHTKEHPFKCNECGKTFSQSAHLSKHQLIHAGGNPFKCSKCDRVFTQRNYLVQHERTHARKKPLVCNECGKTFRQSSCLSKHQRIHSGEKPYVCDYCGKAFGLSAELVRHQRIHTGEKPYVCQECGKAFTQSSCLSIHRRVHTGEKPYICGECGKAFAQKANLTQHQRIHTGEKPYSCNVCGKAFGLSAHLNQHLRVHTQETLYQCQRCQKAFRCHSSLTRHQRVHNKQQYYL